The genomic window attaaaaatgatgagGAAGGAATAATACAACATTCTACAAAGGATAATGTGATCGTACAGGAAAAAAAGTGCATAGTAGTTAATAAAGAatgtaatgataataatggtaatgataataatgataagaatgatattaatgataatgataataatgataaggACATAGAGGAATACTTATCAGGACCAGAAGAAAACACtatggaaaataatataattttaagtaGTAATAAGAACAAAGAAGATATTGGAAGTAATAACTGTAATCACAAAAGTAGTAGaagtggtaataataattcaacAGGTACATTAAAAACCTTCCATAATTACTTCGAGGATAATGTAAAGAACATTGTAGAAGCAAATtctgataaaatatttaataaaaatacaaataacaGCTTGATCGCAATagtaaataatttgaatttgAAAGAAGGGGTTACAAGTAGTTGTAGTAAGAATGTAATAAACCACAATAACGATGAAAATATCAGTGAATGTAGTATTGCACATGCCATTGAAAAAAACGATGATtcgaataataatataaactgcGAAATAAATGGTAACTCGAGCGGTAAACTGAACAGTTATCCTATTGACAGTCCAAGTGATAACCCAAATGACAATACTAATgataaacataataataatcctAGTGACAatcttaataataatgttaaccCAAATGACAATGCTAATGATAACGATAACCCTAATGAGAATGCAAATGATAATGAAAACTGCCCAAATGATGAGGAAGGTACTGGCTCAAATGAAGATAATTTGGAGGACACTGTTGAGAGTATAAGTAGCTTTATGTTAGAAGAAGATATGAATTTATCTAGAAGAGCATATagaaattttcaaatatgctctctttttattcattcaaCTCTTTTAGTTATGGTATTATTACTTTTGGGTATATTGTGCCATGATTTTTTCAGACCCTCACTTTCGAATAAAGAAACCgtaatgatttatttttgtgGTATATTATTAATCTTATTGTGTCTTCATATTTgtgttaatttatatatatctataagaTTATTAAGACAATGGGAAGTTTCGAAAATTTTGAAATCTGTCGAGTCCAAAATTCATGTTATTGTTTTAGTATATTTCGctatgtgtgcatatatatattttttcgaGGGGAGAAGTTATCCAATTAATTCTACCTTTTCGTTTACAATAATCTTAgcagttatatattatttaatgcccatatttttatatataatactacgcttgattttttgtattattttattaatattagtttttttaaaaagaaaaagtccCACTCCAAAAagaattttgaaaaaattaaaagtaatgaaatatatagaatacaGAAAATATTGTGAAGAGTGTTACTTAAGTGGTAATTATTTCTACAATGAAAAAGAGGAAATTCAACAGGAGAGaatcaaaaatgaaaatgctATTACTATAATAGGAGTTGATAATATAGAGGGAATAGATAATAACAAAGTATATCATCAGGAGGGTATAGATAAGGACTTACGTAGTCATACTAATCCAAATGTTTACACCAACTCGACAGAGGCTTCATGTATTCAGAAAGGATACTTAAACAAAAGCATGGACAATGATCTTCCACCTActcttaataataatattattgcaTCATGTGGGAATGTTAGTAATAGCAAcatgataaattatttagaaaacaataatatttttaagtgtGATACAAACATAAACCCAGGGGAGAATATACCCGATAGTGCAGATGTACAAATTTGcagcgaaaaaaaaaatgacaacACGAGTATCAGCAATTATAGCTGCCAAGAGGTGAATAATATTAAGAGTGATAATGAttatagtaacaataataatgataacagtaatagtaataataatgacaatagtaatagtaatagtaacaataataataggaaTAATTACTGCATCACAAATACTACTGAACAAATAGATGGATCAAACGAGGACACGAAAACAGGAGTATTtgattattttcaaaaagttttaaaaaaaaaaaaaaatgatattgaaaaggagaaaaatgaaatatacggaatatatgaaaatgtgGAAGATAATAACTCAGTTCATattaatattgaaaattcaGATTATGTGTGTTCAATTTGCTGTGTcgaatatttaaatgatgaTGATATCTGTATATTACCTTGTAACTATCTTCATTATTATCACAAAgaatgtatatttacttggctaaaaagaaataatgattGCCCATtatgtagaaaaaatattggaaagttataaaaaaaaaaaaaatggaggaGTAACATACCAGCAAAAAGGTTATGCTTCTGGTAGATTATTAGAACGCTCGTATGCTGggttatgtttatatatatatattaagtggTGAGGAATTATcccattaaaaatatgcctATGTAAAACGGTCAAGTAGCCTCCCGTATATGACACTATTTCACTGCAGGCACATTTTACATACTACATTACTTCATATTTCATTTCAGtaccttcttttttttttttttttgtcttattGTTGAATTCAgtcaaaaattttatttataaattttaattttgttaattcataggttgtacatatatttattttatttaaagataaaaatttgtGATTCACATTATTGCTATATTTGTGCTTAGAGTAATATTTATAGGCTTTTttgatttaattaaaaaaaaaattaaaacatcaATATtggtgcaaaaaaaaaatgtgtgattacatatgtatgtgtatatatactaatatgtttatgtgcgtatgtatatatacatgtgtgcataatacattattttttttagttaacattatttttacatattgtACAATGTTTATAATTTCGCCAACTGTATGCGAAAAATactgtttttaaaatttcccttttacttatttattcagtgtaagaaattaaataatttaaagttAAATTTTGCGtccataaaaaatgtatcatACTGTATCTGCTGAGGTTTTAACATCTCATTGCGCCGTTGCTGTAGTCTTTtctcttatatataaaaagttaaaggCAATTGtgcaaggaaaaaaaaaaaataataaaataaactcGTTTATCTCAACTCTTAATAATCTGCTGAATGTTTTATACAGTAATATTTAAAGATATGCacattttctttatcttAACTGTATAGGAAGgtaatgttaaaaattttttaccttACCCATCGTCCccctctttttattttgtaccTTTTTATGgccttatatataattcttatataaaattcattatataaaaatatatgtgctATATAAGaactaattttaataaacaaattttttaaataataaaaaaaattagaaaaattagaaaatggGAAAAGTGCAACTGAAATATTGCAAAAAGGAAGGAGCCATTTATAAAACCTTTTAGGTTGAACTAATTATATTCacaatttcattaaaaacgatttattatgtaaaaaatgatataaaataattaagttaatttcatatatatacatttttatgaacattttcagaaaaaaaaaaaaaaaaatttgtctGTTCATTTGAGGGAAGTGTACATATGGCACTTGTATGTtaacttaaaataaaacacgATTTATATAAGACAAATATGTGCAATTTTTcctcttattattttttttttccacagTAATTCGACGTGGTAcgcatgtataaatatatatatatcactaacaaggttttattttaaaaggaaaaaataggaaatacTTATGTAGCTTGCGTATATACATGAAAACACGCttaaatatgcatacacatataatatatacaaacatacatgcAGACATCTgctttaataatatttatacacacaTGCGTACGTTAGAATATCATACGCTTACGCATTTAAACGTgcttatatacacatactcACAGATACGCATACATGTAtgatgtacatatacacatgagCAGTATCcctcttttcattttaaaaataaaaaggggagaaaaaaaatccaAGTAACTCATAAATTTTTACGAATTCAATTATACGACCATATGTTCATACGTCCATACGTTCATATGCCCATACGTTCATACGTTCATACGTTCATACATTCATATGTCCATACGTTTATACGTTCATACGTTCAcacatttattcattaatttttttttttcgtttacCCAATCATTCCTAGCAGTACTCCACACGATTATgcatagaaaaaaaattttttttttggtaaagtttaatatttgttctttatttgtttaatgggaaaagaaaaatttcaacatttaatatatattttttttttatttccattttttctcCTTCTGAATAACTGCtagtattataataatgtgaAATCGCCTTAGTGCAACAATGTGTTTTTTACAAGCATTATATTTGTAGagagaacatatatattaatatacatatatgtatagtatttttttattttttatttttttttttttaatttccctttttttttgtatcatAAGTAAGTAGTTgaatttttcccttttttccaCTTTTACTTTCTTTGTCCCATCACATAATTTCTTATTGGCTAAGatgtttaaataattatttggCTATTTTATAggttgtatatgtatatatatatatacttacgtacatatatacatacatacatacatacatacatacatacatacgtatttTATACGTTTTTGccaagtattttttttaatgctgAGAGTATTTTTTtgacttcttttttttttaacaaaataataaaatggcTGATGTGTTAAAAATCTCAAAAATTccaatttttacaaaaaaggaaaaggaattTAGTGACTTACAAAAGAGTAAGGaagcaaatgaaaaaattttaaataaagagAATGATAGGTTTACGTTGCATCCAATTTTGTATCCAGACGTATGggacttttataaaaaagcagAAGCTTCATTTTGGACAGCAGAAGAGATAGATTTATCAAGCGATTTGAaagattttgaaaaattaaatgaaaatgaaaaacattttataaaacatgTGTTAGCATTTTTTGCAGCAAGTGATGGAATAGTTTTAGAAAATTTGGCtagtaaatttttaagaGAAGTTCAAATAACGGAAGCTaagaaattttattcttttcaaaTAGCAGTGGAGAATATTCATTCAGAAACTTACAGTTTGTTGAttgataattatataaaggaTGAAAAGGAGcgattaaatttatttcacgcaatagaaaatataccagctgttaaaaataaagcttTGTGGGCTGCCAAATGGATTAATAATACCAATTCTTTTGCAGAACGGATAGTAGCAAATGCATGTGTAGAAGGTATATTGTTTAGTGGTAGTTTTTGTGCTATTTTCTggtttaaaaaacaaaataaattacatggGCTAACTTTTAGTAATGAATTAATTAGTAGAGATGAAGGATTACATACAGACTTTAACTGTTTAATATATAGTCTGctggaaaataaattaccaGAAGAAATTGTTCAGAATATTGTAAAAGAAGCAGTAGAAGTAGAACGATCATTTATATGTGAATCTTTACCTTGTGACTTGATAGGAATGAATTCAAGATTAATGTCACAATACATTGAATTTGTGGCTGATAGATTGTTAGAATGTTTAGGATGCTCAAAAGtcttttattcaaaaaatccTTTTAATTGGATGGATTTGATATCTCTTcaaggaaaaacaaattttttcgAAAAAAGAGTTGCCGATTATCAGAAATCGGGTGTAATGGCACAGAGAAAAGATCAAGTGTTTTCTCTCAACACCGATTTTTGAAGGAAGCTGCATGACCATACCCACACATATAGACATTCCCACATATGTAGATATTCTCACACACATAGATATTCCCACACACATAGATATTCCCACACACATAGATATTCCCACACACATAGATATTCCCACACACATAGACATTCCCACACACATAGACATTCCCACACATGTAGATATTCCCACACTCATAGATATTCCCATACACATAGATATTCCCACACACATAGATATTCCCATACACATAGATATTCCCACACACATAGATATTCCCACACACATAGATATTCCCACACACGTAGACATTCCCACACTTGTAGACATTCCCATACTTGTAGACATTCTCACATATATAGACATAcccacacacatatacatagaCACATATGTGAGTACGTATGTCATGTGCTTCTCTTCTcccctattttttttttttttcataatcatTCCATCACCCTGCAAAAAGCAGACATATGTGTGGCACGATTTCGAACTCTACATGAGTTATACTACACAtgtttttttgatattttttaaaggaaGCTGTTATTTGTATATGAAGATAATAATGCAAGAGACTGTAAAAGGTACTTCCCGCAAATTCGCTTCAAACTAAtgaaacctttttttttttttttttttttttattctcccctttttctaattttttgtttgcaTTGATTGAGGTTtttgaatgaaaaaaaaagaaacaaagtaaaaacgaaaaatgCACCGAATAAATCTAAAAAAGGCAGTAACGGTTATACCACAATACGACAAAACggaaaaatagtaaattttttcaatCTAACGTATTatcgaaaaaaaagaagaaaaaaaccTTGAATGAGCGCATGTAGGTGGATGAAAATTGAACGCTTACAAGAAGCCCATAAACAAAGATGCTCTTACTTTGAGAATATCATGTGAAATGACTGAATGTAAGACAAAATAGACAAACTCGTGTAAAAATAAGGATTAAAATTTCCCTTAATAATGAATTTATTAGGTTATATTATGGAGCATTTTTGATGCTTTTTAtattgcattattttttattctcgCTATATTGCATACATTAACCGTACAAACATTCATTCAACTTACTTCTTACATGTTCGACGTTTATACTTTTCcctataaataaaaagttcgAGGTAAAAACATAGTAACTATtcaaaatgttatatatattataatcgctattattactacagGAAGAGTTATCCGAATAGTAATTTTCTACATCAGAAAAGTCTtcataaatgtacatattattatcactGTTCCTAACTGTGTTATGATTTTTTTCTATCTGTTCAGAATTGTTATTTGGTTTTTCCGTATCAGTCAAATAATGTCCATGCATTTCTAGAATGTCtgatttttctattttatctgctttttctattttatctgctttttctaatttgtctgatttttctattttatctgatttttctaatttgtgtgattttcctaatttttctagataattttgaaaaaatatgtgaaTATCACTCTTGACTAAATTTATCTCATACAAGTCTCCAACGCTTTggtagtaatatatatttagttttaatttatttttgttattatatatatcatcatTGAAAGCAACAAAAATACCTTTTCCTCTATAAACTTGTAAATTCTTATTCCATAAAAGGGACGCTAACATTTCATTCAGTTTTTtgtaagaaaatatattactcttctttaatgaaaaaatattttttaaaattgttttattttttgaatttaaaaattcatttttcatcCTATTTATTTGCTcacttatattaattaaataaggAATGCTATGTTCATATCTGAAGGAGCAGTTGATAAAATCGTTGTAAtgatatgtataattatttttcttttgttcttTAACTTCATTTTCATCACAACTACTAATTGTAGCATTTGTTAagacattttttatattctttttttcgtaGCATTCTAAATTTGTTATATCTTCAATATGAATTTTAGAATAGCTGGTTAGGTATATTGAACTTAACGGATTTATATTATGCACAAAACGTTTTACTCTTTCTTTATCTTGATCGTTTATTTTGTCTATTTTGTTTATGATTATAATATCACAAACGATTAGTTGCTCACACGCTGAGTTGTCCCTCCCTTCGTCCTTGCTGATAGGACATGCATCTATTGGGGTAAAATATTCCCCATCCTTGCCGCCAGAGCAGCTACTGCTGACCCTGTTGACTCTATTACCGATATTACTCCTATTGCTGTTTTCATTGCTATCCCTTCTATTGCTGCTGCTAATGATGATGTTGGGGTCCTTCTCTTCTTTTCCTTCCACGatgctactactactattttttttttctgaagaGACACCAgtttctgtttttttcaaGTTGCCATAATACGGAATACCACTGTTAAAGGAgcttaaaaaattgtacgcATCTATGATGTGAACAATACtatctaaatatattttggacTTATTTAAATCGTCTAGCCAtaacaaattattaatttgtatattGTCATAAGCTCCTGACACTTCAACAAATATATGATCATAAGAAGTTTTCAAAGATAAAATGTTTTCAATTAACTTTACAAAATTGCTTTTATTCGAGCAACATAAGCATCCGTTATTGAGCTCGTATATGAACCCTTCTTCGCTATCAATTtcgttaataatttttaaggTCTCTATCTTTTCGTCATTAGCTGAAGTGGAATTCTGTTTactcttttccttttccttaggaaaattatatatatcgttaatatctttaaaaactattttgtcaatattattattattttcagaGAATTCGTTATGGATtattgcaatttttttatttttttctaagcTTTCGTTTAGCAAGTTTTTAAGTAGAGTTGTTTTTCCAGACCCTAAAAACCCTGTTATTATAGTAATTCCTATCATTGCTCCTGGAACAACAGAAGCATTATATGTAAACAGGTAACTACTTGCGTATTATGctttagtatatattatgagGAATGCCTTctagtttttatttattactatataataccttatttttttattcaattttttagttCCCCTTTCTGGatttgtatatttgtttttgttttttttcagcTTAACgccaacttttttttttttttttttttctaattctcttatttttttaatgaatactGTCTCTCGCCATTTCTCTTGTATACATGTTTTATACAAGcttgaatgtatatatatatataaaaattttgccGTAATGacgtactttttttttttttttttttttttaaggcgttataatatatacttagcaaaatgaatatataggGTTCACGTTGTCATGTTACCAGTGTTCGCCACTGACAATGCGCAGAATTGTTTTaacatttctatttttttgacCTTATTAGaattatgaaaaaggaaaaaggaaaaaggaaaaaggaaaaaggaaaaaggaaaaaagtagaaagaaaaatttctttatttctttgtttctttatttctttatttctttgtttctttatttctttgtttttttgttcctttgTTTCTTTGTTCCTTTGTTTCTTTGTTCCTTTGTTTCTTTGTTCCTTTGTTTCTTTGTTCCTTTGTTTCTTtgcttctttatttctttgcttctttatttctttgcttctttatttctttgcttctttatttctttgcttctttatttctttgcttctttatttctttgtttcttcgtttatttattttataaaccCAGAAACGCCTATATGAGAGAGTGTCCACATATGCATAATACCTGTTAATGTACATACAGCTATGAGTTTACGCAAACGTACGCGCAtctgtacatatatatgtacgtgtatatgtgtacgtacGCGCAGGCTCATTCATTTGCTTATGCGTGAATCCGCGGAGGACATAGCTTCTTGCAAAAGAGTGGAGCACAGAAACACACATAGGCGTGATTTGATAAATGAATTGTACTGGTCTGAAGGGtatttacctttttattttttttttcacctttttgaaaaatataatgactttaaaaaaaaaattaatgttcAACTGTttgagtaaaaaaaaagtgatactaataaataacataaaaaaaaatagcttgATTTTTCTGAACAGAAATTATgtgaataatttaatatatacaaaggaagatgatatatataaaattaatgggTTGCTTGAATACAACTTGAGTAGTAATAACAAGAATAGAAATGACAATTTGTATGATGGGAATAGCATTATTTCGAATAGTAATTACGAAAATGATAACTCTTTAGGTAATAGCGAAAAAGACAACAGATTAGTAAAttgtgtatataattatcCAAATGATGAGAGGTTAGATATTTatggaaaaattaatgaaaaatttttatcgtCTGATTTTGagttacaattatataaaaatggatGTAAGATACCTATATATTggattaaaaaattagaaaaattaaaaaacataaatgcTATAAACTGTTTAGAGTATTTAAAGGATGACAATTTGCtatattttgataattacaaaaataaaggattattaaaatttttaaatgatgaaaaacggaaatataataattgtattattttatcaagAGTTGGAGACTTTTATGAAACGTATGGACTTGActccatttttttaattgaattTTTGAATATCAAAAAGATGAACAATAAATTGTCTTGTggttttataaaaagtagtattaataaagcattacatatattaacaaataacaatttaaatgtatgtatatatgaagaattaaatgaaaaatctttaaaaatgaaaaaaaggtatTTATCTCAAATTGTTACCCCAGAATTGCCCATCTACTTGAACAATATACAGTACTGTAGTAGTACAAACGAGGATATAAGTAACAAAGAAGAAGGAGAAGACGAAAATAAGAATAGTaatgctttttttaattcatgcGATATAGAtgattattttgttataaaagagattatatgtatatatatcgaGAGTAAAAATATCTTCTcattaagtaaaattaatttaagtCTGAAAACTATTTCTATTTATGATCAAATCACATTTgatgttttaaatatttacttaaaaaatactaattttttaaaggtatatatacatcaGCATAATAACACCTctttcacaaaaaaaataattcagtTGTTTAGAATAGAGAACTATTACTTGTTTAACAACTTTAGTAATAGCTTGCAGTTTCATATGTTCATTCTAGAAAAGCTAAAGGAGCAAATTAACATTAGAGGTTTATTCAGACtcattaagaataaaaacgTTTTTCAGGTGGAAACAGCATCGTCGATGGTTGGCAGAAAGGCGAGCATTGACGTGTCTACGAATCAGGAGAAGGGTGGAAGGGTGGCAGATATGGAAAACTTTAGCAGCGCTGCTAATAGGGAAAATGTTGATAGACGGAGGGACGAATTGGAAGAGAACTACAAGTTGGAAAACAACTTTGACTACGCATTTTACTCGTACTGCACACcattaaacatatttacaAGCTATAATATGGGTATatacaaacaaaataattactatgaaaatagaaataattatttattttataatataatagacGTAAATAATAGCGATTCGAACAGTATTAACATTGCTGAATCGTtagatttttttaaaaatttatttcttttttacccTACATTTGAGATTACGAAGCATATAcgatatataaatgaatatatcagaaaaaacttagaaaatttaattgTACCGAATGTAAGGCcttttagaaataatatcGTGATAACTCTTTTGTCTAATTTAAAAGCTGATCatcatgttttaaaaaaaatttatacaaatattgaAGGGGTACTTAAATGTATTAACAATTACGATTTCTCTCTTTTAACATCCATCTTTCACGTTCTGAATCATCAGAATTCGTTCaaattaaacattttaaaattttatggtCTTTTAACAAATATTCGAGAAATTTTACAAACTAATTTAGAGATGTGTCCCTGCaaattttcttattcttCAGACATACGTGCATTCAACGAGTTTGTGTATTATCATGAAAATGaggtatataatatacttaacGAAAAATTGTTAACAGGTGAAAACAAAGATATTGAACGGAATAGAAGAGAACTATTAGAGGCTGTTTTGTCGAACTATGGAgaatatgatgaaaataaaaaaagctaTAATTTAGACCTCTTAAATAAACTATTAAAATTTGACAATACAAATGATATTattggaataaaaaaaaaaaaaataaataatgaaaaaattctaaatttttttcaccccttaaacaaaaaatctgatgtaatgaaaaatatttttgttactgAAAATGTGCAAAATAAAGTTAAACATTATATCTCATCTATTgatagaaaaaagaaaaaaattaacgaaCTGATTAGAAGGATTAATGGACAGTTATCTTCGTCTGTCCACATCCTTTCATTTGTGTCAAACTTTCTGCAGATACTTCAGGTAACgcgccaaaaaaaaaaaaaaaaaaaaaaatttcggATCAATTTTTGATTTCCTCCATGTGGTCATGCGGTTTGTGCGTGCGTACATGCACCCACTCCCTGTACAAATGTTCGCATTtgtacacacacatatatatatatatgtatacatttccTACACTCACATGCCTGTATGCACACTTTATCATATGCTTTAACATGAGAGAGCGCATCTTAACCTGTGCAGGCCCTATGGAACCACACATCAAACAGCATAAAGCGAGGGTGGAATCTGCCAGTCTGCAAGCACTTAGTTGTAACGTACGAACAGAAGAGCTTCAAAAATATTGATGAAAagctattatatatacagcAACTTATGTATAAcgaaaatgaaaacatatCAAATAAAAGGAACACTGATGGAAAGAGCGAGTATTTATCATCAAGTAGACAAGTAGAAAAGAATTCGTCTAATAGCATATCACATGAAGATTTCATAAAATTGACAGAAGAAGatgaaaagaatatattagaGAATGTTGATAAAGATTCAGTAgaagagataaaaaaaatatataaggaaaaattcTATGCGAATGATTCTCTGACCTATATTTTAGGAGCAAAAccttataatttaaataaacaaaatttagttaaatatgatattttttttaaaaaaagaaattttattttactgacaggaaaaaatatgagtGGAAAAACAACTTTATCCTTTACCATTTTATGTATTCTATTTTTGGCAAATCTAGGTACATAATTATTGAGTTCTTACATAGACAGGGCA from Plasmodium malariae genome assembly, chromosome: 13 includes these protein-coding regions:
- the PmUG01_13052600 gene encoding RING zinc finger protein, putative, translating into MNIDKNIGNEVVIIEKEKKEIEAVIKNDEEGIIQHSTKDNVIVQEKKCIVVNKECNDNNGNDNNDKNDINDNDNNDKDIEEYLSGPEENTMENNIILSSNKNKEDIGSNNCNHKSSRSGNNNSTGTLKTFHNYFEDNVKNIVEANSDKIFNKNTNNSLIAIVNNLNLKEGVTSSCSKNVINHNNDENISECSIAHAIEKNDDSNNNINCEINGNSSGKLNSYPIDSPSDNPNDNTNDKHNNNPSDNLNNNVNPNDNANDNDNPNENANDNENCPNDEEGTGSNEDNLEDTVESISSFMLEEDMNLSRRAYRNFQICSLFIHSTLLVMVLLLLGILCHDFFRPSLSNKETVMIYFCGILLILLCLHICVNLYISIRLLRQWEVSKILKSVESKIHVIVLVYFAMCAYIYFFEGRSYPINSTFSFTIILAVIYYLMPIFLYIILRLIFCIILLILVFLKRKSPTPKRILKKLKVMKYIEYRKYCEECYLSGNYFYNEKEEIQQERIKNENAITIIGVDNIEGIDNNKVYHQEGIDKDLRSHTNPNVYTNSTEASCIQKGYLNKSMDNDLPPTLNNNIIASCGNVSNSNMINYLENNNIFKCDTNINPGENIPDSADVQICSEKKNDNTSISNYSCQEVNNIKSDNDYSNNNNDNSNSNNNDNSNSNSNNNNRNNYCITNTTEQIDGSNEDTKTGVFDYFQKVLKKKKNDIEKEKNEIYGIYENVEDNNSVHINIENSDYVCSICCVEYLNDDDICILPCNYLHYYHKECIFTWLKRNNDCPLCRKNIGKL
- the RNR gene encoding ribonucleotide reductase small subunit, putative, giving the protein MADVLKISKIPIFTKKEKEFSDLQKSKEANEKILNKENDRFTLHPILYPDVWDFYKKAEASFWTAEEIDLSSDLKDFEKLNENEKHFIKHVLAFFAASDGIVLENLASKFLREVQITEAKKFYSFQIAVENIHSETYSLLIDNYIKDEKERLNLFHAIENIPAVKNKALWAAKWINNTNSFAERIVANACVEGILFSGSFCAIFWFKKQNKLHGLTFSNELISRDEGLHTDFNCLIYSLLENKLPEEIVQNIVKEAVEVERSFICESLPCDLIGMNSRLMSQYIEFVADRLLECLGCSKVFYSKNPFNWMDLISLQGKTNFFEKRVADYQKSGVMAQRKDQVFSLNTDF
- the CBWD1 gene encoding COBW domain-containing protein 1, putative, translated to MIGITIITGFLGSGKTTLLKNLLNESLEKNKKIAIIHNEFSENNNNIDKIVFKDINDIYNFPKEKEKSKQNSTSANDEKIETLKIINEIDSEEGFIYELNNGCLCCSNKSNFVKLIENILSLKTSYDHIFVEVSGAYDNIQINNLLWLDDLNKSKIYLDSIVHIIDAYNFLSSFNSGIPYYGNLKKTETGVSSEKKNSSSSIVEGKEEKDPNIIISSSNRRDSNENSNRSNIGNRVNRVSSSCSGGKDGEYFTPIDACPISKDEGRDNSACEQLIVCDIIIINKIDKINDQDKERVKRFVHNINPLSSIYLTSYSKIHIEDITNLECYEKKNIKNVLTNATISSCDENEVKEQKKNNYTYHYNDFINCSFRYEHSIPYLINISEQINRMKNEFLNSKNKTILKNIFSLKKSNIFSYKKLNEMLASLLWNKNLQVYRGKGIFVAFNDDIYNNKNKLKLNIYYYQSVGDLYEINLVKSDIHIFFQNYLEKLGKSHKLEKSDKIEKSDKLEKADKIEKADKIEKSDILEMHGHYLTDTEKPNNNSEQIEKNHNTVRNSDNNMYIYEDFSDVENYYSDNSSCSNNSDYNIYNILNSYYVFTSNFLFIGKSINVEHVRSKLNECLYG